A single genomic interval of Spinacia oleracea cultivar Varoflay chromosome 6, BTI_SOV_V1, whole genome shotgun sequence harbors:
- the LOC130464343 gene encoding mitochondrial import inner membrane translocase subunit TIM50-like, whose protein sequence is MENGFNICSFNAGKLLYRLIKDHFFQDLTKLNRDPAKVIYMSGNALESCLQTDNCVQIKPWTSDDLDDTTLLDLLPFLEFVAQSRPNDIRPVLASCKGRDIPFQRNLLSVLKSTKGQIYEPCNCLQL, encoded by the exons ATGGAGAATGGGTTCAACATTTGTTCCTTCAATGCTGGGAAACTGCTTTATAGATTAATAAAGGACCATTTCTTTCAG GACCTTACCAAACTGAACCGTGATCCTGCCAAGGTTATTTATATGAGTGGCAATGCCCTAGAGAGCTGTCTTCAGACAGACAATTGTGTCCAAATCAAGCCTTGGACGAGTGATGATTTGGATGATACTACTCTGTTGGATCTTCTTCcatttcttgaat TTGTAGCCCAGAGTAGACCAAATGATATTCGCCCGGTGCTAGCATCCTGTAAAGGGCGAGATATTCCTTTCCAAAGGAATTTATTGAGCGTTCTAAAGAGCACAAAAGGTCAGATATATGAACCTTGTAATTGTTTGCAACTCTAG